A portion of the Pseudomonas sp. GR 6-02 genome contains these proteins:
- the rpsA gene encoding 30S ribosomal protein S1 — MSESFAELFEESLKTLNLQAGSIITGVIVDIDYQARWVTVHAGLKSEALIPLEQFYNDAGELNINVGDEVHVALDSVEDGFGETKLSREKAKRAECWIVLEAAFAAEEVVKGVINGKVKGGFTVDVNGIRAFLPGSLVDVRPVRDTTHLEGKELEFKVIKLDQKRNNVVVSRRSVLEAENSAEREALLESLQEGQQVKGIVKNLTDYGAFVDLGGVDGLLHITDMAWKRIKHPSEIVNVGDEIDVKVLKYDRERNRVSLGLKQLGEDPWVAIKARYPESTRVTARVTNLTDYGCFAELEEGVEGLVHVSEMDWTNKNIHPSKVVQVGDEVEVMVLDIDEERRRISLGIKQCKSNPWEDFSGQFNKGDKISGTIKSITDFGIFIGLDGGIDGLVHLSDISWNEVGEEAVRRFKKGDELDTVILSVDPERERISLGIKQLESDPFSEYVQENDKGAIVKGIVKEVDAKGAIITLADDIEATLKASEISRDRVEDARNVLKEGQEVEAKIISVDRKSRVIQLSIKSKDDAEEKEAIQSLKDKPAADIAAGPTTLGDLLRAQMEKQN, encoded by the coding sequence ATGAGCGAAAGCTTTGCGGAACTCTTTGAAGAAAGCCTAAAAACCCTGAACCTTCAGGCAGGCTCCATCATCACCGGTGTTATCGTTGATATCGATTACCAAGCTCGCTGGGTAACCGTTCACGCTGGCCTGAAGTCTGAAGCACTCATCCCGCTTGAGCAGTTCTACAACGACGCTGGCGAACTGAACATCAACGTCGGTGACGAAGTTCACGTTGCTCTGGACTCGGTTGAAGACGGCTTTGGTGAAACCAAGCTGTCCCGTGAAAAAGCCAAGCGCGCTGAATGCTGGATTGTTCTGGAAGCAGCCTTCGCAGCCGAAGAAGTGGTCAAGGGCGTTATCAACGGTAAGGTTAAAGGCGGCTTCACTGTCGACGTTAACGGCATCCGTGCGTTCCTGCCAGGTTCTCTGGTTGACGTCCGTCCAGTGCGCGACACCACGCACCTGGAAGGCAAAGAGCTGGAATTCAAGGTCATCAAGCTCGACCAGAAACGCAACAACGTTGTCGTTTCCCGTCGCAGCGTCCTCGAAGCCGAGAACTCCGCCGAGCGTGAAGCTCTGCTGGAATCCCTGCAGGAAGGCCAACAAGTCAAAGGTATCGTCAAGAACCTCACCGATTACGGCGCATTCGTCGATCTGGGTGGCGTCGATGGCCTGCTGCACATTACCGACATGGCTTGGAAGCGTATCAAGCATCCTTCCGAAATCGTCAACGTTGGCGACGAGATCGATGTCAAGGTTCTGAAGTACGATCGCGAGCGCAATCGTGTTTCCCTGGGCCTCAAGCAACTGGGCGAAGATCCATGGGTTGCTATCAAAGCCCGTTACCCAGAAAGCACTCGCGTTACCGCTCGTGTAACCAACCTGACCGACTACGGCTGCTTCGCTGAGCTGGAAGAAGGCGTTGAAGGTCTGGTGCACGTTTCCGAAATGGACTGGACCAACAAGAACATCCACCCTTCGAAAGTCGTACAAGTCGGCGACGAAGTGGAAGTTATGGTTCTGGACATCGACGAAGAGCGTCGTCGTATCTCCCTCGGCATCAAGCAGTGCAAATCTAACCCATGGGAAGATTTCTCTGGCCAGTTCAACAAGGGCGATAAAATCTCCGGCACCATCAAGTCGATCACCGATTTCGGTATCTTCATTGGTCTGGACGGCGGCATCGACGGTCTGGTTCACCTGTCCGACATCTCCTGGAACGAAGTGGGCGAAGAAGCCGTACGCCGCTTCAAGAAAGGCGACGAGCTGGACACCGTTATCCTGTCGGTTGACCCAGAGCGCGAGCGCATCTCCCTGGGTATCAAGCAACTGGAAAGCGATCCGTTCTCCGAGTACGTTCAAGAGAACGACAAAGGCGCCATCGTTAAAGGCATCGTGAAAGAAGTTGACGCTAAAGGCGCCATCATCACTCTGGCCGACGATATCGAAGCGACTCTGAAAGCCTCCGAAATCAGCCGTGACCGCGTTGAAGACGCGCGTAACGTTCTGAAAGAAGGCCAGGAAGTAGAAGCCAAGATCATCAGCGTTGATCGCAAGAGCCGCGTAATCCAGCTCTCCATCAAGTCGAAAGATGATGCTGAAGAGAAAGAAGCAATC
- the cmk gene encoding (d)CMP kinase: MISIAPVITIDGPSGSGKGTVAGILAKRLGWNLLDSGALYRLLAFAAHNHGVDLTNEELLKKLAAHLDVQFIAATDGQLQRIILEGDEVSDVIRTESVGSGASQVAALPAVREALLQRQRAFQEAPGLVADGRDMGTVVFPDAPLKIFLTASAEERARRRYLQLKGKVDGVSLSSLLDEIRARDERDTQRAVAPLKPAADAIQLDSTELSIDQVLERIMSEIAIRDIAG; the protein is encoded by the coding sequence GTGATCAGCATTGCACCGGTCATCACTATTGATGGGCCAAGCGGCTCTGGCAAAGGTACTGTCGCCGGGATTCTGGCCAAGCGCCTGGGCTGGAACCTGCTGGATTCCGGTGCACTTTATCGATTGCTGGCTTTCGCCGCGCATAACCATGGCGTCGACCTGACCAATGAGGAATTGCTCAAGAAGCTCGCCGCTCATCTGGATGTGCAGTTCATCGCAGCGACCGACGGTCAGTTGCAGCGCATTATTCTGGAAGGTGATGAAGTCAGCGATGTGATCCGTACCGAGAGTGTCGGCTCGGGTGCCTCGCAGGTCGCCGCGTTGCCTGCGGTTCGCGAGGCGTTGCTGCAGCGTCAGCGGGCTTTTCAGGAGGCGCCGGGTCTGGTGGCCGATGGTCGCGACATGGGTACGGTGGTATTTCCCGACGCGCCCTTGAAGATTTTCCTCACTGCCAGTGCCGAAGAGCGTGCGCGCCGACGTTACTTGCAGTTGAAGGGCAAAGTCGATGGTGTTAGTCTGTCGAGTCTGCTAGATGAGATACGTGCGCGCGATGAGCGTGACACCCAGCGAGCGGTAGCCCCGCTCAAACCGGCGGCTGACGCCATACAGCTGGATTCCACGGAATTATCCATCGACCAGGTGCTGGAACGCATCATGAGCGAGATCGCCATTCGCGATATCGCCGGGTGA